The Danio rerio strain Tuebingen ecotype United States chromosome 1, GRCz12tu, whole genome shotgun sequence genome includes a region encoding these proteins:
- the LOC100330143 gene encoding piggyBac transposable element-derived protein 4 isoform X2: MEYKSSKSKDRQSFNDGPKGKHKPKERKQVQVNVGVMVPHGTDLKPLRGKTLLLFTDPDVAAPDLLKQAVEKIGTFIMDMPEGPYVLLYHDCSEVVYVPGSERPFKLSEYKKEVGKPYARITFFICLEKHYKRVDDTSDSDSEIVITTRSTAKFNQADTLRKLVPVVPAVAVEGFHASASVPKKNTTNNADCIVGSDEELDFCDQDSVASSVDSSAEDMFIDDMDPILDRPSSDLYLPEEDYDSKDALQHRKRLCLSSAEGGDRKSENGFYWTETEKWQSSDEADVEPPLLVFTPNQNPGPQILPNRCSSALQFFQLLFPKSMFQTIAGYTNSYAAKYEERKGKLWNFISQSDMKSYVALVIYMGMFRCSSLSDYWSESQHFSLSFPAKIMSYRKFLSISIVLHLSESREDEKNILKKGTAGYERLGKIQPLYQVIRESCKSYFHPFQNITIVERMVKPQAGTGLKQSLKSRSPNMGFKLFALTDCTCGYTWDFFVYEGKSCASRSEGLSYETVMALVDENMLGSGYKLFVDKFYTSPTLFTDLLDKKVLACGPVWPNRTGYPKSVKNKLLSNAPRGTMRWIRQDKLLFVEWKDSREVQMCSSFHKAYEGDTVQRKVRQDAHRTLEEIPVPAVVLDYSKNMEAVDSSDCVTEHFRAIHKPKKWYQCMFYHFLDIAVENAFIMQELVTKENGKKPLTRKAFLQALILELTDIDSLDSAAVPLSLSSSG, translated from the exons ATGGAGTACAAAAGCTCGAAGTCAAAAGATCGGCAATCTTTTAACGATGGGCCAAAAGGAAAACACAAGCCTAAAGAAAGAAAACAAGTCCAG GTAAATGTAGGAGTGATGGTGCCACATGGAACTGATTTAAAACCTCTAAGGGGGAAAACACTTCTGTTATTTACAGACCCCGATGTAGCAGCACCTGATCTGCTAAAACAAGCTGTAGAGAAAATAGGAACATTTATCATGGACATGCCAGAAGGACCTTACGTCCTTTTATATCACGACTGCTCAGAGGTGGTTTATGTGCCTGGGTCAGAAAGGCCATTCAAATTGTCAGAATATAAAAAGGAAGTAGGAAAGCCATATGCCAGgatcactttttttatttgtctagAAAAACACTATAAAAGAG tgGATGATACCTCGGACTCTGACTCTGAAATTGTCATCACAACAAGGAGCACAGCTAAATTCAATCAAGCCGACACTTTG CGAAAATTGGTTCCTGTGGTTCCAGCTGTTGCAGTGGAGGGTTTTCACGCTTCTGCTTCGGTTCCAAAGAAAAACACTACAAATAATGCGGATTGCATAGTTGGCAGCGATGAAGAACTTGATTTCTGTGACCAGGACAGTGTGGCATCCAGTGTGGACAGCTCAGCAGAAGACATGTTTATTGACGATATGGACCCTATTCTAGACCG GCCTTCATCAGACCTTTACCTGCCAGAAGAGGACTACGATTCAAAAGACGCTCTACAACACAGAAAGAGACTTTGCCTGTCTTCTGCTGAAGGAGGCGACAGGAAAAGTGAAAATGGTTTCTATTGGACTGAAACAGAAAAGTGGCAAAGCTCAGATGAAGCAGACGTTGAGCCACCTCTGCTGGTCTTCACACCCAACCAAAATCCTGGCCCTCAGATTTTACCAAACAGGTGCTCCAGCGCTCTGCAGTTTTTTCAGCTTCTTTTCCCAAAGTCAATGTTTCAGACCATTGCAGGCTACACAAACAGCTATGCAGCCAAGTACGAAGAGAGAAAGGGCAAGTTGTGGAACTTCATTAGTCAAAGTGACATGAAGTCGTACGTAGCGCTGGTAATTTACATGGGCATGTTCAGATGCTCTTCACTATCAGACTATTGGAGTGAGTCCCAGCACTTCAGTCTGTCCTTTCCTGCAAAAATCATGTCTTACAGGAAATTTCTGTCCATTTCCATAGTTCTTCATCTGAGCGAAAGCAGAGAGGATGAGAAGAACATCTTAAAGAAGGGAACAGCAGGTTACGAACGTCTGGGTAAAATCCAGCCTCTGTACCAAGTCATTAGGGAGTCCTGCAAATCATACTTTCATCCCTTTCAGAACATCACCATTGTTGAACGAATGGTCAAACCACAGGCTGGAACTGGACTCAAACAAAGCCTGAAAAGCAGATCTCCAAATATGGGGTTCAAACTCTTCGCACTGACAGACTGCACCTGCGGCTATACGTGGGACTTCTTTGTTTACGAGGGGAAGTCGTGTGCGTCACGGAGCGAGGGATTAAGCTATGAGACTGTGATGGCGTTAGTGGATGAGAATATGTTGGGTTCTGGGTACAAATTGTTTGTAGACAAGTTTTACACCAGCCCCACACTCTTTACAGACCTTCTGGACAAAAAGGTCTTGGCTTGTGGCCCTGTTTGGCCAAACAGGACCGGTTACCCAAAATCAGTTAAGAACAAGCTGTTATCGAATGCTCCACGTGGCACCATGCGTTGGATTAGACAAGACAAGCTGCTGTTTGTTGAGTGGAAAGACTCCAGGGAGGTGCAGATGTGCTCTTCATTCCATAAAGCCTATGAAGGTGATACTGTGCAGAGGAAAGTGAGGCAGGATGCACATCGAACCCTTGAGGAGATCCCCGTTCCAGCTGTGGTGCTGGACTACAGCAA GAACATGGAAGCAGTAGATTCATCTGATTGCGTCACTGAACATTTCAGAGCCATACATAAACCCAAAAAGTGGTATCAATgcatgttttatcactttctggacATCGCTGTAGAGAATGCCTTCATCATGCAGGAACTAGTGACCAAGGAAAATGGCAAGAAGCCTTTAACACGAAAAGCGTTCTTGCAAGCCCTCATTTTAGAGCTTACAGATATAGATAGTCTGGATTCTGCAGCAGTTCCCTTGAGTCTCTCTTCATCAGGATAA
- the LOC100330143 gene encoding piggyBac transposable element-derived protein 4 isoform X3, whose translation MEYKSSKSKDRQSFNDGPKGKHKPKERKQVQVNVGVMVPHGTDLKPLRGKTLLLFTDPDVAAPDLLKQAVEKIGTFIMDMPEGPYVLLYHDCSEVVYVPGSERPFKLSEYKKEVGKPYARITFFICLEKHYKRVDDTSDSDSEIVITTRSTAKFNQADTLRKLVPVVPAVAVEGFHASASVPKKNTTNNADCIVGSDEELDFCDQDSVASSVDSSAEDMFIDDMDPILDRRPSSDLYLPEEDYDSKDALQHRKRLCLSSAEGGDRKSENGFYWTETEKWQSSDEADVEPPLLVFTPNQNPGPQILPNRCSSALQFFQLLFPKSMFQTIAGYTNSYAAKYEERKGKLWNFISQSDMKSYVALVIYMGMFRCSSLSDYWSESQHFSLSFPAKIMSYRKFLSISIVLHLSESREDEKNILKKGTAGYERLGKIQPLYQVIRESCKSYFHPFQNITIVERMVKPQAGTGLKQSLKSRSPNMGFKLFALTDCTCGYTWDFFVYEGKSCASRSEGLSYETVMALVDENMLGSGYKLFVDKFYTSPTLFTDLLDKKVLACGPVWPNRTGYPKSVKNKLLSNAPRGTMRWIRQDKLLFVEWKDSREVQMCSSFHKAYEGDTVQRKVRQDAHRTLEEIPVPAVVLDYSKNMEAVDSSDCVTEHFRAIHKPKKWYQCMFYHFLDIAVENAFIMQELVTKENGHADSAAGRKCFLQSCVT comes from the exons ATGGAGTACAAAAGCTCGAAGTCAAAAGATCGGCAATCTTTTAACGATGGGCCAAAAGGAAAACACAAGCCTAAAGAAAGAAAACAAGTCCAG GTAAATGTAGGAGTGATGGTGCCACATGGAACTGATTTAAAACCTCTAAGGGGGAAAACACTTCTGTTATTTACAGACCCCGATGTAGCAGCACCTGATCTGCTAAAACAAGCTGTAGAGAAAATAGGAACATTTATCATGGACATGCCAGAAGGACCTTACGTCCTTTTATATCACGACTGCTCAGAGGTGGTTTATGTGCCTGGGTCAGAAAGGCCATTCAAATTGTCAGAATATAAAAAGGAAGTAGGAAAGCCATATGCCAGgatcactttttttatttgtctagAAAAACACTATAAAAGAG tgGATGATACCTCGGACTCTGACTCTGAAATTGTCATCACAACAAGGAGCACAGCTAAATTCAATCAAGCCGACACTTTG CGAAAATTGGTTCCTGTGGTTCCAGCTGTTGCAGTGGAGGGTTTTCACGCTTCTGCTTCGGTTCCAAAGAAAAACACTACAAATAATGCGGATTGCATAGTTGGCAGCGATGAAGAACTTGATTTCTGTGACCAGGACAGTGTGGCATCCAGTGTGGACAGCTCAGCAGAAGACATGTTTATTGACGATATGGACCCTATTCTAGACCG TAGGCCTTCATCAGACCTTTACCTGCCAGAAGAGGACTACGATTCAAAAGACGCTCTACAACACAGAAAGAGACTTTGCCTGTCTTCTGCTGAAGGAGGCGACAGGAAAAGTGAAAATGGTTTCTATTGGACTGAAACAGAAAAGTGGCAAAGCTCAGATGAAGCAGACGTTGAGCCACCTCTGCTGGTCTTCACACCCAACCAAAATCCTGGCCCTCAGATTTTACCAAACAGGTGCTCCAGCGCTCTGCAGTTTTTTCAGCTTCTTTTCCCAAAGTCAATGTTTCAGACCATTGCAGGCTACACAAACAGCTATGCAGCCAAGTACGAAGAGAGAAAGGGCAAGTTGTGGAACTTCATTAGTCAAAGTGACATGAAGTCGTACGTAGCGCTGGTAATTTACATGGGCATGTTCAGATGCTCTTCACTATCAGACTATTGGAGTGAGTCCCAGCACTTCAGTCTGTCCTTTCCTGCAAAAATCATGTCTTACAGGAAATTTCTGTCCATTTCCATAGTTCTTCATCTGAGCGAAAGCAGAGAGGATGAGAAGAACATCTTAAAGAAGGGAACAGCAGGTTACGAACGTCTGGGTAAAATCCAGCCTCTGTACCAAGTCATTAGGGAGTCCTGCAAATCATACTTTCATCCCTTTCAGAACATCACCATTGTTGAACGAATGGTCAAACCACAGGCTGGAACTGGACTCAAACAAAGCCTGAAAAGCAGATCTCCAAATATGGGGTTCAAACTCTTCGCACTGACAGACTGCACCTGCGGCTATACGTGGGACTTCTTTGTTTACGAGGGGAAGTCGTGTGCGTCACGGAGCGAGGGATTAAGCTATGAGACTGTGATGGCGTTAGTGGATGAGAATATGTTGGGTTCTGGGTACAAATTGTTTGTAGACAAGTTTTACACCAGCCCCACACTCTTTACAGACCTTCTGGACAAAAAGGTCTTGGCTTGTGGCCCTGTTTGGCCAAACAGGACCGGTTACCCAAAATCAGTTAAGAACAAGCTGTTATCGAATGCTCCACGTGGCACCATGCGTTGGATTAGACAAGACAAGCTGCTGTTTGTTGAGTGGAAAGACTCCAGGGAGGTGCAGATGTGCTCTTCATTCCATAAAGCCTATGAAGGTGATACTGTGCAGAGGAAAGTGAGGCAGGATGCACATCGAACCCTTGAGGAGATCCCCGTTCCAGCTGTGGTGCTGGACTACAGCAA GAACATGGAAGCAGTAGATTCATCTGATTGCGTCACTGAACATTTCAGAGCCATACATAAACCCAAAAAGTGGTATCAATgcatgttttatcactttctggacATCGCTGTAGAGAATGCCTTCATCATGCAGGAACTAGTGACCAAGGAAAATG GTCATGCTGACAGCGCTGCTGGGAGAAAGTGTTTCCTCCAGTCATGTGTAACATGA
- the LOC100330143 gene encoding piggyBac transposable element-derived protein 4 isoform X4, giving the protein MEYKSSKSKDRQSFNDGPKGKHKPKERKQVQVNVGVMVPHGTDLKPLRGKTLLLFTDPDVAAPDLLKQAVEKIGTFIMDMPEGPYVLLYHDCSEVVYVPGSERPFKLSEYKKEVGKPYARITFFICLEKHYKRVDDTSDSDSEIVITTRSTAKFNQADTLRKLVPVVPAVAVEGFHASASVPKKNTTNNADCIVGSDEELDFCDQDSVASSVDSSAEDMFIDDMDPILDRPSSDLYLPEEDYDSKDALQHRKRLCLSSAEGGDRKSENGFYWTETEKWQSSDEADVEPPLLVFTPNQNPGPQILPNRCSSALQFFQLLFPKSMFQTIAGYTNSYAAKYEERKGKLWNFISQSDMKSYVALVIYMGMFRCSSLSDYWSESQHFSLSFPAKIMSYRKFLSISIVLHLSESREDEKNILKKGTAGYERLGKIQPLYQVIRESCKSYFHPFQNITIVERMVKPQAGTGLKQSLKSRSPNMGFKLFALTDCTCGYTWDFFVYEGKSCASRSEGLSYETVMALVDENMLGSGYKLFVDKFYTSPTLFTDLLDKKVLACGPVWPNRTGYPKSVKNKLLSNAPRGTMRWIRQDKLLFVEWKDSREVQMCSSFHKAYEGDTVQRKVRQDAHRTLEEIPVPAVVLDYSKNMEAVDSSDCVTEHFRAIHKPKKWYQCMFYHFLDIAVENAFIMQELVTKENGHADSAAGRKCFLQSCVT; this is encoded by the exons ATGGAGTACAAAAGCTCGAAGTCAAAAGATCGGCAATCTTTTAACGATGGGCCAAAAGGAAAACACAAGCCTAAAGAAAGAAAACAAGTCCAG GTAAATGTAGGAGTGATGGTGCCACATGGAACTGATTTAAAACCTCTAAGGGGGAAAACACTTCTGTTATTTACAGACCCCGATGTAGCAGCACCTGATCTGCTAAAACAAGCTGTAGAGAAAATAGGAACATTTATCATGGACATGCCAGAAGGACCTTACGTCCTTTTATATCACGACTGCTCAGAGGTGGTTTATGTGCCTGGGTCAGAAAGGCCATTCAAATTGTCAGAATATAAAAAGGAAGTAGGAAAGCCATATGCCAGgatcactttttttatttgtctagAAAAACACTATAAAAGAG tgGATGATACCTCGGACTCTGACTCTGAAATTGTCATCACAACAAGGAGCACAGCTAAATTCAATCAAGCCGACACTTTG CGAAAATTGGTTCCTGTGGTTCCAGCTGTTGCAGTGGAGGGTTTTCACGCTTCTGCTTCGGTTCCAAAGAAAAACACTACAAATAATGCGGATTGCATAGTTGGCAGCGATGAAGAACTTGATTTCTGTGACCAGGACAGTGTGGCATCCAGTGTGGACAGCTCAGCAGAAGACATGTTTATTGACGATATGGACCCTATTCTAGACCG GCCTTCATCAGACCTTTACCTGCCAGAAGAGGACTACGATTCAAAAGACGCTCTACAACACAGAAAGAGACTTTGCCTGTCTTCTGCTGAAGGAGGCGACAGGAAAAGTGAAAATGGTTTCTATTGGACTGAAACAGAAAAGTGGCAAAGCTCAGATGAAGCAGACGTTGAGCCACCTCTGCTGGTCTTCACACCCAACCAAAATCCTGGCCCTCAGATTTTACCAAACAGGTGCTCCAGCGCTCTGCAGTTTTTTCAGCTTCTTTTCCCAAAGTCAATGTTTCAGACCATTGCAGGCTACACAAACAGCTATGCAGCCAAGTACGAAGAGAGAAAGGGCAAGTTGTGGAACTTCATTAGTCAAAGTGACATGAAGTCGTACGTAGCGCTGGTAATTTACATGGGCATGTTCAGATGCTCTTCACTATCAGACTATTGGAGTGAGTCCCAGCACTTCAGTCTGTCCTTTCCTGCAAAAATCATGTCTTACAGGAAATTTCTGTCCATTTCCATAGTTCTTCATCTGAGCGAAAGCAGAGAGGATGAGAAGAACATCTTAAAGAAGGGAACAGCAGGTTACGAACGTCTGGGTAAAATCCAGCCTCTGTACCAAGTCATTAGGGAGTCCTGCAAATCATACTTTCATCCCTTTCAGAACATCACCATTGTTGAACGAATGGTCAAACCACAGGCTGGAACTGGACTCAAACAAAGCCTGAAAAGCAGATCTCCAAATATGGGGTTCAAACTCTTCGCACTGACAGACTGCACCTGCGGCTATACGTGGGACTTCTTTGTTTACGAGGGGAAGTCGTGTGCGTCACGGAGCGAGGGATTAAGCTATGAGACTGTGATGGCGTTAGTGGATGAGAATATGTTGGGTTCTGGGTACAAATTGTTTGTAGACAAGTTTTACACCAGCCCCACACTCTTTACAGACCTTCTGGACAAAAAGGTCTTGGCTTGTGGCCCTGTTTGGCCAAACAGGACCGGTTACCCAAAATCAGTTAAGAACAAGCTGTTATCGAATGCTCCACGTGGCACCATGCGTTGGATTAGACAAGACAAGCTGCTGTTTGTTGAGTGGAAAGACTCCAGGGAGGTGCAGATGTGCTCTTCATTCCATAAAGCCTATGAAGGTGATACTGTGCAGAGGAAAGTGAGGCAGGATGCACATCGAACCCTTGAGGAGATCCCCGTTCCAGCTGTGGTGCTGGACTACAGCAA GAACATGGAAGCAGTAGATTCATCTGATTGCGTCACTGAACATTTCAGAGCCATACATAAACCCAAAAAGTGGTATCAATgcatgttttatcactttctggacATCGCTGTAGAGAATGCCTTCATCATGCAGGAACTAGTGACCAAGGAAAATG GTCATGCTGACAGCGCTGCTGGGAGAAAGTGTTTCCTCCAGTCATGTGTAACATGA
- the LOC100330143 gene encoding piggyBac transposable element-derived protein 4 isoform X1 — translation MEYKSSKSKDRQSFNDGPKGKHKPKERKQVQVNVGVMVPHGTDLKPLRGKTLLLFTDPDVAAPDLLKQAVEKIGTFIMDMPEGPYVLLYHDCSEVVYVPGSERPFKLSEYKKEVGKPYARITFFICLEKHYKRVDDTSDSDSEIVITTRSTAKFNQADTLRKLVPVVPAVAVEGFHASASVPKKNTTNNADCIVGSDEELDFCDQDSVASSVDSSAEDMFIDDMDPILDRRPSSDLYLPEEDYDSKDALQHRKRLCLSSAEGGDRKSENGFYWTETEKWQSSDEADVEPPLLVFTPNQNPGPQILPNRCSSALQFFQLLFPKSMFQTIAGYTNSYAAKYEERKGKLWNFISQSDMKSYVALVIYMGMFRCSSLSDYWSESQHFSLSFPAKIMSYRKFLSISIVLHLSESREDEKNILKKGTAGYERLGKIQPLYQVIRESCKSYFHPFQNITIVERMVKPQAGTGLKQSLKSRSPNMGFKLFALTDCTCGYTWDFFVYEGKSCASRSEGLSYETVMALVDENMLGSGYKLFVDKFYTSPTLFTDLLDKKVLACGPVWPNRTGYPKSVKNKLLSNAPRGTMRWIRQDKLLFVEWKDSREVQMCSSFHKAYEGDTVQRKVRQDAHRTLEEIPVPAVVLDYSKNMEAVDSSDCVTEHFRAIHKPKKWYQCMFYHFLDIAVENAFIMQELVTKENGKKPLTRKAFLQALILELTDIDSLDSAAVPLSLSSSG, via the exons ATGGAGTACAAAAGCTCGAAGTCAAAAGATCGGCAATCTTTTAACGATGGGCCAAAAGGAAAACACAAGCCTAAAGAAAGAAAACAAGTCCAG GTAAATGTAGGAGTGATGGTGCCACATGGAACTGATTTAAAACCTCTAAGGGGGAAAACACTTCTGTTATTTACAGACCCCGATGTAGCAGCACCTGATCTGCTAAAACAAGCTGTAGAGAAAATAGGAACATTTATCATGGACATGCCAGAAGGACCTTACGTCCTTTTATATCACGACTGCTCAGAGGTGGTTTATGTGCCTGGGTCAGAAAGGCCATTCAAATTGTCAGAATATAAAAAGGAAGTAGGAAAGCCATATGCCAGgatcactttttttatttgtctagAAAAACACTATAAAAGAG tgGATGATACCTCGGACTCTGACTCTGAAATTGTCATCACAACAAGGAGCACAGCTAAATTCAATCAAGCCGACACTTTG CGAAAATTGGTTCCTGTGGTTCCAGCTGTTGCAGTGGAGGGTTTTCACGCTTCTGCTTCGGTTCCAAAGAAAAACACTACAAATAATGCGGATTGCATAGTTGGCAGCGATGAAGAACTTGATTTCTGTGACCAGGACAGTGTGGCATCCAGTGTGGACAGCTCAGCAGAAGACATGTTTATTGACGATATGGACCCTATTCTAGACCG TAGGCCTTCATCAGACCTTTACCTGCCAGAAGAGGACTACGATTCAAAAGACGCTCTACAACACAGAAAGAGACTTTGCCTGTCTTCTGCTGAAGGAGGCGACAGGAAAAGTGAAAATGGTTTCTATTGGACTGAAACAGAAAAGTGGCAAAGCTCAGATGAAGCAGACGTTGAGCCACCTCTGCTGGTCTTCACACCCAACCAAAATCCTGGCCCTCAGATTTTACCAAACAGGTGCTCCAGCGCTCTGCAGTTTTTTCAGCTTCTTTTCCCAAAGTCAATGTTTCAGACCATTGCAGGCTACACAAACAGCTATGCAGCCAAGTACGAAGAGAGAAAGGGCAAGTTGTGGAACTTCATTAGTCAAAGTGACATGAAGTCGTACGTAGCGCTGGTAATTTACATGGGCATGTTCAGATGCTCTTCACTATCAGACTATTGGAGTGAGTCCCAGCACTTCAGTCTGTCCTTTCCTGCAAAAATCATGTCTTACAGGAAATTTCTGTCCATTTCCATAGTTCTTCATCTGAGCGAAAGCAGAGAGGATGAGAAGAACATCTTAAAGAAGGGAACAGCAGGTTACGAACGTCTGGGTAAAATCCAGCCTCTGTACCAAGTCATTAGGGAGTCCTGCAAATCATACTTTCATCCCTTTCAGAACATCACCATTGTTGAACGAATGGTCAAACCACAGGCTGGAACTGGACTCAAACAAAGCCTGAAAAGCAGATCTCCAAATATGGGGTTCAAACTCTTCGCACTGACAGACTGCACCTGCGGCTATACGTGGGACTTCTTTGTTTACGAGGGGAAGTCGTGTGCGTCACGGAGCGAGGGATTAAGCTATGAGACTGTGATGGCGTTAGTGGATGAGAATATGTTGGGTTCTGGGTACAAATTGTTTGTAGACAAGTTTTACACCAGCCCCACACTCTTTACAGACCTTCTGGACAAAAAGGTCTTGGCTTGTGGCCCTGTTTGGCCAAACAGGACCGGTTACCCAAAATCAGTTAAGAACAAGCTGTTATCGAATGCTCCACGTGGCACCATGCGTTGGATTAGACAAGACAAGCTGCTGTTTGTTGAGTGGAAAGACTCCAGGGAGGTGCAGATGTGCTCTTCATTCCATAAAGCCTATGAAGGTGATACTGTGCAGAGGAAAGTGAGGCAGGATGCACATCGAACCCTTGAGGAGATCCCCGTTCCAGCTGTGGTGCTGGACTACAGCAA GAACATGGAAGCAGTAGATTCATCTGATTGCGTCACTGAACATTTCAGAGCCATACATAAACCCAAAAAGTGGTATCAATgcatgttttatcactttctggacATCGCTGTAGAGAATGCCTTCATCATGCAGGAACTAGTGACCAAGGAAAATGGCAAGAAGCCTTTAACACGAAAAGCGTTCTTGCAAGCCCTCATTTTAGAGCTTACAGATATAGATAGTCTGGATTCTGCAGCAGTTCCCTTGAGTCTCTCTTCATCAGGATAA
- the LOC100330143 gene encoding piggyBac transposable element-derived protein 4 isoform X5, giving the protein MDMPEGPYVLLYHDCSEVVYVPGSERPFKLSEYKKEVGKPYARITFFICLEKHYKRVDDTSDSDSEIVITTRSTAKFNQADTLRKLVPVVPAVAVEGFHASASVPKKNTTNNADCIVGSDEELDFCDQDSVASSVDSSAEDMFIDDMDPILDRRPSSDLYLPEEDYDSKDALQHRKRLCLSSAEGGDRKSENGFYWTETEKWQSSDEADVEPPLLVFTPNQNPGPQILPNRCSSALQFFQLLFPKSMFQTIAGYTNSYAAKYEERKGKLWNFISQSDMKSYVALVIYMGMFRCSSLSDYWSESQHFSLSFPAKIMSYRKFLSISIVLHLSESREDEKNILKKGTAGYERLGKIQPLYQVIRESCKSYFHPFQNITIVERMVKPQAGTGLKQSLKSRSPNMGFKLFALTDCTCGYTWDFFVYEGKSCASRSEGLSYETVMALVDENMLGSGYKLFVDKFYTSPTLFTDLLDKKVLACGPVWPNRTGYPKSVKNKLLSNAPRGTMRWIRQDKLLFVEWKDSREVQMCSSFHKAYEGDTVQRKVRQDAHRTLEEIPVPAVVLDYSKNMEAVDSSDCVTEHFRAIHKPKKWYQCMFYHFLDIAVENAFIMQELVTKENGKKPLTRKAFLQALILELTDIDSLDSAAVPLSLSSSG; this is encoded by the exons ATGGACATGCCAGAAGGACCTTACGTCCTTTTATATCACGACTGCTCAGAGGTGGTTTATGTGCCTGGGTCAGAAAGGCCATTCAAATTGTCAGAATATAAAAAGGAAGTAGGAAAGCCATATGCCAGgatcactttttttatttgtctagAAAAACACTATAAAAGAG tgGATGATACCTCGGACTCTGACTCTGAAATTGTCATCACAACAAGGAGCACAGCTAAATTCAATCAAGCCGACACTTTG CGAAAATTGGTTCCTGTGGTTCCAGCTGTTGCAGTGGAGGGTTTTCACGCTTCTGCTTCGGTTCCAAAGAAAAACACTACAAATAATGCGGATTGCATAGTTGGCAGCGATGAAGAACTTGATTTCTGTGACCAGGACAGTGTGGCATCCAGTGTGGACAGCTCAGCAGAAGACATGTTTATTGACGATATGGACCCTATTCTAGACCG TAGGCCTTCATCAGACCTTTACCTGCCAGAAGAGGACTACGATTCAAAAGACGCTCTACAACACAGAAAGAGACTTTGCCTGTCTTCTGCTGAAGGAGGCGACAGGAAAAGTGAAAATGGTTTCTATTGGACTGAAACAGAAAAGTGGCAAAGCTCAGATGAAGCAGACGTTGAGCCACCTCTGCTGGTCTTCACACCCAACCAAAATCCTGGCCCTCAGATTTTACCAAACAGGTGCTCCAGCGCTCTGCAGTTTTTTCAGCTTCTTTTCCCAAAGTCAATGTTTCAGACCATTGCAGGCTACACAAACAGCTATGCAGCCAAGTACGAAGAGAGAAAGGGCAAGTTGTGGAACTTCATTAGTCAAAGTGACATGAAGTCGTACGTAGCGCTGGTAATTTACATGGGCATGTTCAGATGCTCTTCACTATCAGACTATTGGAGTGAGTCCCAGCACTTCAGTCTGTCCTTTCCTGCAAAAATCATGTCTTACAGGAAATTTCTGTCCATTTCCATAGTTCTTCATCTGAGCGAAAGCAGAGAGGATGAGAAGAACATCTTAAAGAAGGGAACAGCAGGTTACGAACGTCTGGGTAAAATCCAGCCTCTGTACCAAGTCATTAGGGAGTCCTGCAAATCATACTTTCATCCCTTTCAGAACATCACCATTGTTGAACGAATGGTCAAACCACAGGCTGGAACTGGACTCAAACAAAGCCTGAAAAGCAGATCTCCAAATATGGGGTTCAAACTCTTCGCACTGACAGACTGCACCTGCGGCTATACGTGGGACTTCTTTGTTTACGAGGGGAAGTCGTGTGCGTCACGGAGCGAGGGATTAAGCTATGAGACTGTGATGGCGTTAGTGGATGAGAATATGTTGGGTTCTGGGTACAAATTGTTTGTAGACAAGTTTTACACCAGCCCCACACTCTTTACAGACCTTCTGGACAAAAAGGTCTTGGCTTGTGGCCCTGTTTGGCCAAACAGGACCGGTTACCCAAAATCAGTTAAGAACAAGCTGTTATCGAATGCTCCACGTGGCACCATGCGTTGGATTAGACAAGACAAGCTGCTGTTTGTTGAGTGGAAAGACTCCAGGGAGGTGCAGATGTGCTCTTCATTCCATAAAGCCTATGAAGGTGATACTGTGCAGAGGAAAGTGAGGCAGGATGCACATCGAACCCTTGAGGAGATCCCCGTTCCAGCTGTGGTGCTGGACTACAGCAA GAACATGGAAGCAGTAGATTCATCTGATTGCGTCACTGAACATTTCAGAGCCATACATAAACCCAAAAAGTGGTATCAATgcatgttttatcactttctggacATCGCTGTAGAGAATGCCTTCATCATGCAGGAACTAGTGACCAAGGAAAATGGCAAGAAGCCTTTAACACGAAAAGCGTTCTTGCAAGCCCTCATTTTAGAGCTTACAGATATAGATAGTCTGGATTCTGCAGCAGTTCCCTTGAGTCTCTCTTCATCAGGATAA